From Periophthalmus magnuspinnatus isolate fPerMag1 chromosome 6, fPerMag1.2.pri, whole genome shotgun sequence:
GGTGGAGATCGTGACCTCCACTGATGAGCACAAGTATTATTTCTCAGTCTGCAGTGATGTCTCCAAGAAAACGGCCGCTGCTTCCGGTGAGCAGTCGACGCAAAGCAGTGGACGACTTCTTCCCTTTCAACTTATTGCCAGTGGAGTGCCAGCTGCATGTCTTATCTTTTCTGAATGAAGTGGACAAATGCAGTTGTGCTCTTGTGTGTCTGAGCTGGAGCTGCCTGGTGCGCTCATGGAAGCTGTGGAGGGTCGCTGACTACTCTCGTCGAGGGGTCTTTCACCTTGGACAAGAGGGTCTACTGGTATCTAACCGCGAGTTTGAGAGGTGGAAGTCCTGGGTCCACCACTACACGCACCACCTGATCTCCCGCAGAGCCAGTCTGCTCACACTCAAAGCAAGCTTTGACCTGGGCGACCGCTGCCACAAGTGGAGCGAGCTGCTCACTCACCTACTAGACAATGTGCACTGCCGAGACCTGAGCCATCTAGACCTCAATTGGACTTTCACCCTTCTAGAGCCTCTAGACCTACGAGTCCACACCAGCTCCAGTTCACACCAGGACAGCATCACCAAAATGGACCAGGTATTTGCACTTTAAGATTCAGCTTTCATGTTCAGCAACATCCTCATAGTAGAAAAATATAGTGTTTTACATTTCCTTTCTTCAAACATTAAGTCTGTTTTTCTAGTCCTGTTATTTTGATGACTAAATATAATGTGTTATATGTCCTGTGATAGGTGAACAGCTTCCAGGAGCTGCTCACAAAGCTGACCCACAGCTGTCCTCGAATCTCTAAGATGCGTTTGCACTTTGACTGGTCGGACGAGTCTGTGTCTCTGCTTACACAGTTTCAGCAGCTCAGGGTCCTGGAGCTCAAGTACTTCTGGGTCTTTAAAGGGGTCACCCCCTCTACGCTGCAGACCCTCACCAAATCTCTGCCCAACCTTAAGTCACTGACTCTGCACATTCTGGTACCGCTGCGAAACCTGGGTATCTCCTACACCCTAGAATCCAGGTCTATAGAGTTTCTAGATGTGTCACCTAGTAGAGGTTTGGTTTTTTCCTGTCTCAATCTGCCAGCCCTTCGTGAGCTCCGGGCCAAGAAAATTGTCCGGGGGATTACACTGGACCGAAGGACCAGGCTGAGGATTCAGAGTCGTTGGCCATGTTTGTATCATGTCCTACGGGAGGGGACACCCAAACTACAGACCCTGAATAACGAGAGACTTCTCCCCACATGGAGGGATCAGATGTATGGAGAGATGTCGGCCATACTTGATCAGTCATGTTACTGTGTGCAACACTTAGACAGCTGGCTGTGGTAAACTTTGGTGCACAATTAAAAGAGAGGTGGACCTTTTCTCAGTAGAACAGAATGTGCAAAGAATTGTTCTGAATAGTTTGTTTCATGGCTTAAAGCTAAATCGCAAATATaaaatttgaaaattaaaaaatggtcttaaaatattttgacatttacaatttacaaaatACACACGTAAAACCTACGTTTGGATAGGAATTCTCTGACATGAAACCAGTATAATgggaattttaatatttttacttatatGCAAGTACAAGCTAGGCCAAAACTATTATTAAAACCCAACATTTAGTTTTTCCTgctttttttgtctttactgGAGATTTTCTCATGTGTCTGCCCTCTCAGAGCTATGTTCAGTGATGGCAGTGTGGTACTCACTGCGGTCTGGAGAACTACATGGCAAAAGGCaggtttttacaatattttttcaaaaattcagtttttatactatttcattttgttctgttttcataTTCGTGAACTACAAACTTCCATTGTAATGTTTCCATTCCAACATTTTGTATTAGGATTTTGGCTGTAActgtaataatatataaaactatATGTTCTGCTCAAACATTCTATTGGGTAAAAATTGCAAGTTGGAGAGAGAGATCATATTTTTTTCAAGCAGACTGATCTTAAGTAATGAGTGATTGTGTTTATGACCAACAATAGTCAAAGGTGCTATGTGCTGTGtgcactttgttctccaattatTCCAGTTTGTAGCTTGAACTGTGTTGAATATCCAGACGAAAAAGAAAACCATTCCACGTTCTAGTTTGTTGGA
This genomic window contains:
- the si:dkey-12e7.1 gene encoding uncharacterized protein si:dkey-12e7.1, with product MSTSIISQSAVMSPRKRPLLPVSSRRKAVDDFFPFNLLPVECQLHVLSFLNEVDKCSCALVCLSWSCLVRSWKLWRVADYSRRGVFHLGQEGLLVSNREFERWKSWVHHYTHHLISRRASLLTLKASFDLGDRCHKWSELLTHLLDNVHCRDLSHLDLNWTFTLLEPLDLRVHTSSSSHQDSITKMDQVNSFQELLTKLTHSCPRISKMRLHFDWSDESVSLLTQFQQLRVLELKYFWVFKGVTPSTLQTLTKSLPNLKSLTLHILVPLRNLGISYTLESRSIEFLDVSPSRGLVFSCLNLPALRELRAKKIVRGITLDRRTRLRIQSRWPCLYHVLREGTPKLQTLNNERLLPTWRDQMYGEMSAILDQSCYCVQHLDSWLW